The Beijerinckiaceae bacterium genome has a window encoding:
- a CDS encoding undecaprenyl-diphosphatase, with translation MAAACTQGLDTGFVTLGYFKVGLLGVVQGVTELLPISSTAHMRVVPALLGWQDPGSAFSAAMQVAALAAVVSYFWSDVRGLVFGSIDAARRRDFGDWNFRFAVWIVLATVPIVVAGHFLKPVLNACGSPLRTLVVIGIACIVMSALLALAEIYSRHKRTLDHATLRDAMIIGLAQIGALIPGVSRSGSTLTAALSLDFRRDEAARFSFLLGMPAIAGAGLLELWELHKANLDAYSWSVLSFGLLIASISAFAAIWGLMRILERFSAWPFVIYRGLMGLFLLVGVYLGWLSN, from the coding sequence ATGGCCGCTGCCTGCACCCAAGGGCTCGATACCGGCTTTGTCACACTCGGCTACTTCAAAGTCGGCCTTCTCGGTGTGGTGCAAGGCGTCACCGAACTTTTGCCGATTTCATCGACGGCGCATATGCGCGTTGTTCCAGCTTTGCTCGGCTGGCAAGATCCCGGATCGGCATTTTCGGCGGCGATGCAGGTTGCAGCCCTTGCCGCCGTCGTCAGCTATTTCTGGTCCGATGTTCGCGGGCTCGTGTTCGGCTCCATTGATGCCGCCCGGCGTCGCGATTTCGGGGACTGGAATTTTCGGTTCGCGGTGTGGATCGTTTTAGCCACCGTCCCGATCGTGGTCGCCGGCCATTTCCTCAAGCCGGTCCTCAACGCCTGCGGTTCGCCGTTGCGGACTTTGGTTGTGATCGGGATTGCCTGCATCGTCATGTCCGCGCTCCTCGCCCTTGCCGAAATCTATTCCCGGCACAAACGGACCCTCGACCATGCGACGCTGAGGGATGCGATGATCATCGGTCTTGCGCAGATCGGCGCGCTGATCCCTGGCGTTTCGCGGTCGGGCTCGACGCTGACCGCCGCTCTTTCGCTCGATTTCAGACGGGATGAAGCCGCGCGTTTTTCTTTCCTTTTGGGAATGCCCGCGATTGCAGGCGCCGGTCTCCTTGAACTCTGGGAGCTGCATAAGGCGAATCTCGACGCCTATAGCTGGTCGGTCTTGAGCTTCGGTCTGCTCATTGCCTCAATATCGGCTTTTGCGGCGATTTGGGGCCTGATGCGGATTCTTGAACGATTTTCTGCGTGGCCCTTCGTCATCTACCGGGGCCTGATGGGTCTTTTTCTCCTGGTTGGCGTTTACCTGGGGTGGCTTTCGAACTGA